The genomic window CGCGGGACCCGTCGGGTACGTTGTAGCTCGTATCGCCGGAGATCGACAGCTTCGCCCCGGTCACGGGGTCTTCGATCGCGAGCCCGTAACAGACCAGCGGCGGGTGTTCGACCGGCACCAGGGTGACGTCGAACCCGCAGACGTGAATCGTCTCGAGCGGCGTCGTCGGGCGGACGGTGATCGGCTCGAGGTAGTGGTAGTCGTCGCGGACCGTCTCCGCGACGCTCTTCCCGGTCTCGGGGTCGGTCTCGTCTGCGGCGTAGACGTCAAGCGAGTCGAAGACGCGGAAGACGTTGCCGAGACCGTCGAGGTGGTCGAAGTGGATGTGGGTGATGACGGCGGCGTCGGGCAGCGACAGGTCCTCCTCCCGGAGGAACTGATAGCGGAAGTCGGGGCTGAAGTCGATCAGCAGCGACTCGTCGATCCGCTCGTTCTCGACGTGGACGGAAAACCGGGTGCGCTCGACGCCGCGCTCGCGGGCGGCCTCGCAGGTGTCGCAGTCGCAGCCGACGGTCGGCGTGCCGGTGGTGTCGCCGGTGCCGAGCAGGGTCACGCGCATCGACGCGGCCACCTCCCCGGAGTAGTCTCGACGGGAGCGAGAACGGGCTGTGGTGCGATTCGATCCTCGAGGCCGTGTTCGTCGACTCGTCGTCGCGGATGCAGACGGATCGCGTTGCCGTCGGCCGCCGCGTCGTCCCGTGGCGATCCATCGCTCATCGAGGTGTGATTAGCAGCCGTCGCATAAAGGGTATTCCCCCTCGGGCGGGCCTCCCGTCCCCTCCCTCAGTCGGCGCGGTCGGCGCGTCGCGTCCCCTCACTCCAGCCCCGGCGGCGCGACCGGGTCGATGCCGTGCTCGGCGAGGTACTCCTCGAGGAAGGTCGCTCGCTCGCCGATCTCGTCCGGGCTGTGGGAGTCCGACCCCACGGTGAGGGGCACGTCGTACGATCGCAGCGTCTCGAGGAACGGTTCGGACGGGTGGACGAGCGCCATATCGGAGACCGCCCGCCCGGCGTTGATCTCGGGGATCGTCCGGGAGTCGGCGAGCGCTTCGGCCACGCGTTCGTAGTGGTCGATCGTCGCTCGCCCGCGAAGCGACGCCGTCCGCTCGATCAGATCGAGGTGAGCCGCGACGTCGAACAGTTCCGACTCGACGAGCGAGACGAGTTTCTCGAAGTAGTCGTCGACGATCCCGTCCAGTTCCGTCTCGGTCAACTCCGCGAAGTTACCGGGTACCTGTACGTTCAGCCCGTCGACGCCGTGGACGCTGCCGATCGTGTAGTCGAAGTCTGCCTCCTCGAGAAAGTCGCGGATCTCGCTCTCGTCGCGCGGATCGTAGTCCATCTCGACGCCGTCGTAGATCTCGACCGCGAGGTCCTCGCGCTCGCGCTGCGTCTCGATGGCCCGGCGGCGCCGCTCGTAGGTCAGGTCCAGATTGAAGCCGTAGACGCTCCGGACGGTCGCGGGCTCCTCCCGCGACGAAACCGTACAGTGATCGGTGAGCCCGATTCCCTCGAGGCCGGCCTCCTCGGCGGCCTGTACCATCCCCCGCAGAAATCCCCCGTCGGAGTAGTTCGTGTGGCTATGGAAATCCCGCATACGGAAACGACGCCGGGCGCGCAGTTGTCAGTTACGCCCGGCCGCGCGTCGTGGGACTCGCGATGCGGCGCGTCGCGGGTGACTGTCGGTAGAGCGTCAGTGGTCGTGGTCGTGATCGTGGTCGTGGTCGTGCGAGTGACCGCTCGGCTCGCCGCCGTCGCTCGCTTTCCCGAGATCGCCGCCGGCGACCAGCGCGTCGTGGTCGCCGCCCATCATGTCCATGTTCTTCAGCGTGTCCCGCTCCTCGAACTCCTCGACGGCGTTGAGCAGGTCCTCCTGTGTCAGCGTCGTCCGGTCCTCGGTCAGGGCCTCGAGGACGGCCTCGCGGAGCACCATCCGGAGGTCGCTGCCGGTCAGCCCCTGTGTCGCCTCGGCGATGAGTTGCGGATCGAACTCGTCGATCTCCATCCGCCGGGTGATCAGCGAGAGGATGTCCGCCCGCATGTCGTTGTCGGGCTTGGGGAAGTTGATGATCTCGTCGAACCGCCGCCAGGCGGCGTCGTCCAGTTGATCGGGGTGGTTGGTCGCGCCGATCAGCAGGACGTCGTCCTCGATCAGCGAGATGTTGTCGATGCTCTTGAGCAGGGTGTTGACGGCGCGCTTGAGCGCGGCGTGTTCGTCGCTGCTGCGGGTCTTGGCGACGAAGTCGAACTCGTCGATGAACAGGATACACGGCGACAGCCGCTTGGCGACCTCGAAGGTCTTGTCGACGTTCTTCGCGGTCTCGCCTAAGTACTGGCTCGTGATCATCGAGAGTTTGACCTCGACGAACGGCAGATCCATGTCCTGGGCCAGCGCCTGAGCAGTCGAGGTCTTCCCGGTGCCCGGCGGCCCGACGAACAGCAGTTTCCCGATCTCGCGCAGGCCGATGTTCGAGAGGTAGTCGCGGTGTTCGATCGCCTTGGAGATCTTGTCGAGTTCGTTCTCCTGGTCCTCGGTGAGGACGAGGTCGTCGAGGGACATGTCGACCTCCTCGGGCGCGCGGACCTCGACGAGGTCGAGCATCTCCTCGTCTTCCTCCTCGTCGAAGTACTCCTCGAGGAGACCGTCGATCCAGACGCGATCGGCCTGGATCGGCCGGTTTTGCTCCCGGGCCTCCTCGTGGGTGACGTCGAAGTTCTCGCCGAACTCCTCGTGGTCCGCGAAGTGTTTCGCCAGCGTCGGGTTCTCGCGCAGTCGATCGTCGTCGACGCGATCGACGAACCACTGCTCGGCCATTCCCTGCTGGGCGAGGGTGATCGTCCCCGAAAACTCGTCGCGTTCGGTGAACATCAGGTCCGAGACGGCCTCCCAGGGTCGGTCGACGTCGGTCGCCTCCCGGGCCGTCGTCGTCGTCACCGAGAGCGGGCGACTGATGCCGGCGGGAGTGCGTCCCGACTCCTCGTCATCGTCGCCGTCGCTCTCGACGCCGCCGGTCCAGAACACGCGGCGATACGACGGCGGCAGATCGTTCTCGTCCAGCGTTCGGTCGTCCGAATACACGCTCGTCGTGAGCAGGAACTCCACGACATCGAGCGCCGCATCACTCATTCGGTCAACGTACTCACCACACGTTCTTAACGTCGTCGTCCTGCGCAAGGTCTGCGGTGCCGTTTGGCACGGTCGCACTCGAGTGCGAGTGCGCGGTCCGCCGTCTCGAGGAAGCGCCGGTCCGACTGCGGCACAACGGTTTTCGTCCATCGGCGCACATGCATGGGTATGAACGTCTTAGTGGGCCTCGTCGGGAGCGACGAATCCCTCAAAACCCTCCGGCAGACGATCGAGCGCACGCGGGAGGTCGGGGACGACCTCACCGTCGCCATCGTCGAGAAGCCCGAGTCGAAACGCTCGCAGGCGGAGATGGTCGAACGGACCGAGGAGCTGCTGGCCGAGGCCGAGATCGACGCCGAGATCGTCACGCTCGAGGGCGATCCCGGCAGCGCGCTGGTCGACCACGCCGAACAGGGCGAGTTCGACCAGCTCGTCATCGGCGGCGGGACCCTGAGTCCGATGGGCAAGATCCAGCTCGGTCCGATCACCGAGTTCGTCCTGCTGAACGCCCCGACGACCGTCAAACTGGTGCGATAACGATGGCCGGAACGAGACCGTATCCGGACGAGCCGGCCGGACCGTTCCCCTCGCCGCCGACGACGACCGAGGACCGCGAGGGTCGATCGATCGAGATCCGGGCCACGAACGACTTCGCGGAGACCCTCGAGGACGTCGTCGAGATGTACGTCGCGTTCGATCCCACCGACCGGGCACAGGGGATCCCGCCGACCGGCGAGTCCCGCATCCGCAACTGGCTCGAGACGATCGCCGAGGAGAGCGTCAACGTCGTCGCCTACCACGGCGAGGACGTCGTCGCCCACGCGATGCTCGTCCCCGACACCGACGATCCGTCGGCGATCGAGGCCCGAAGCGACGTCGAGTGGGAACTCGCGATCTTCGTCCTCCAGGAGTACCAGCGGGCCGGAATCGGGACGAAACTGCTCGAGCACCTGCTCGGTCACGCCAGCGACATCGGGATCGAACAGGTCTGGCTGACCGTCGAACGCTGGAACAACCCCGCGATCGCGCTCTACGAGCGGGTCGGCTTCGAGGCGACCGGGACCGAGAGCTTCGAACAGGAGATGGCGATCCGAGTGTAGAAGTCACCACCCCGTTGCGCTACCGTCCGCTCGAGTACGTGACTCACTGCTTTCCCGCCGTCTGACCGAGTGGAACGGACGCAGACGAACGAGGGATCGGCCCGGTCCCGAGCGGACGAATTGACACGCGCGTTATCCTCCGTTAGTATTACCCACCCAACACGAAAACGAGACACCGGTAGCGATGGAGGCGGAGTACGAGCGGCTGTTACCGGAGGGATGGACGATGGATTCCGTCCGCGCGAACGGTGTCGACCTCGGCTACTACCGGACCGGTAGCGGACCGGCCGTCGTGATGGCACACGGGTTCGGCGAGAGCGGTCTGCGATGGGTCCCGCTCGCGGACGATCTCGCTGCCGACTACGAGGTGGTCGCGTACGACGCCCGCGGCCACGGCCGGTCGGACGCGCCCGAGACCGGCTATCGCCTTGACGACCGCATCGCGGATCTGCGCGGCCTCGTCCGCGAACTCGGTCTCGACGATCCGATCCTGCTCGGGCATTCGATGGGCGCGGCGACCGTCGCGTGGACGGCCGCGAGACACCCCGATCTCCCGCGAGCGATCGCCCTCGAGGATCCGATCGGGCTCCACGAGCGACCCGATCGAGACCCCGACGAGCGGGTCGCGATGGCACGAGAACGACGGGAGGAGGTCGTCGACTCGACGGTCGAGGAGTTGGTCGAACAGTATCCGAACGAGGACCCGGTTCACGCTCGACGCCTCGCACTCAGCGCACTCGACTGCAGCCCGGAAACGGCCGGACGGCTCGCACGCGAAGAGTTCCCCGCACCTCACGCGGAGACGTTTTCCGAGATCGCCTGTCCGGCGCTCGTGTTGCGGTCCGACGTCGACCTCGAGCGTCGCCTCGAGGACGTCGCCGCGGTCGACTCGCTTCGAGACGGGCGATTGGTCCACGTTCCGAACGCCGGCCACCACGTCTTCGACGACGAGTACGACACTGCATACGCCGAACTGCGGACGTTTCTCCGGAGTCTGTGATTCGTCGGAGCCCAGTGGGTATCCCAGCGAATCGCTGAGTGAGAACCGTCCCGCACTTATATCGAGAACGTCGGTGGCGTATCGGATGCAGTCGGCGTGGCGGTGGTGTAGCGTAACACACGCCCGTTCCACGGGTGTGCCGAAGGTTCGAATCCTTCCCGTCACATCCCTTCTCGGGGTTCGTCACTCGTCCAGAGCCGACGCTCTGCGGAGCGCCGCCGGTGAAAATTCCCGTGTTCGTCCCGTTGGTTCGGATCCCCTCGAGTCGCTCGCTCTCCGTAGCGTTCCGCCATCGCACTCCCGTACTCACACCGACAGGACGGGCTGACTCGCGTAGGAGAGCACGTACTCGGCGGCCCGCTCGAGGACTTCGGCCGACGCCGTTTCGGTGACCGGTTCCCTGGGCAGGACGATGAAGTCGGCGTCGACGGCGTCGGCGGTGTCGAGGACGACGCTGCCGGGGTGGCGCGTCTTGCGCGTCTGCGAGAAGCCGTCGTCGACCGACGTGACGAGGGGAACGTCCGCCTCCTCCGCGATGGCGCCGATATCCGCGAAGAAGCCCTGCGTGTCCTCCGCGACGGCGTCCTCCTCGAGGGTGCCGGCGTTCATTCCCTGGATGACGCCGCGGCCGAGCACGTACAGCGCGTGGACCTCGGCGTCGTAGCGATCGGCGACGGCGACGGCGTACTCGACGGCGGTGGCGGACTCTTCGCTCCCGTCGACCGGCGCGAGTACGGTATCGACGGTAACCGGCTGGCTGGCGACCATACGCGGTGGTGTGTCCCCCGTCACAAAAAAGCCATCCCACGAGCGCCCGCTCGCGGGGCGGAGCCGCCGGTGTTTAAGCCGTCTCGGCCGTAACCCCCGTGCATGTTCGATACGGTCGTGGTCGCCACCGACGGCTCCGAGAGCGTCAAGCGGGCCGTCGACGTCGCGCTCGATCTCGCCGACCGCTTCGACGCCGAGGTCCACGCCCTCTCGGTCGTCGACGCCAGCGAGGTCGACGCCTCACCCGAGCAGCTCCGGGACGAACTGCGGACCGCCCTCGAGACGACCGCCGACGCCGCGCTCGCCACCGTCGAGGAGCGCACCGACGCGGACCTCGAGATCGATACCGCCGTCCGCGAGGGGCGGCCGGCGGCCCAGATCTGCGAGTACGCCCGCGAGATCGACGCCGACCTGATCGCGACCGGGACCCGCGGTCGCCACGGCGAGAACCGCCTCCTGTTAGGGAGCGTCGCCGAACGGGTCGTCCGGACCTCGCCGGTTCCCGTCCTGACGGTTCGACAACTCGAGCCCGCGGGCGAGGGCGAGGACGCGGCCGGTACCGCCTGAGTCGCGATCGGCGGGCGACGGGCGGCGACGCCGTCGTGTCTCGGCGACCAACGGCCCACCGGCATCGCGTCTCGAGGCCGACGGTGCGCCGCCTCGACGGCCGAGACCGGCGATTACTTCCGGACCCGTCACGCAGTCGTTTCCATGGACGAAGATCTCATCGACAGCGGCGACCTCCCGATCGCCCGCAAGTCCGTGCTGCCGGGAACCGGCTTCTTCCTGCCCGACGCGCTCGAGGAGGACGTCGAGGACGAGCAGGCCGCGGCCGCCCTCGAGGGTGCCGAGGTCGCGGTCATCGCCGACCCCGACGCCGACGGGTTGGCCTGCGTCGCCCTGCTCCGCGAGGCCTACGACGATATCCGGAACGTCCCGGAACCGGACGACGAGGACGACGCTGACGACTCTACTGACGCCGACGTGCCGACCGACGCCGCGGACGCCGCCGACGCCGTCGACGACGCCGACGAAGTGACGGCGGGACTCACCGGCGAGGCCGTCGATCCGCTCGAGGAGCCCGAGCCCACGCCCCACGAGGTGGCGCTGATCCCCGCCAGCCCCCACGACGTCGAGGACGCGCTGGCCCGCGTCGCCGAGTTCGGCGACGAGGGGATCGATATCTACGTCTGCGATCTCGCGCCGGACAGGTACGAGTACGTCGAGGAGGAACTCGACGCGGCCCTCGAGACCGGGGACCGCGTCGCGTGGTACGACCACCACCAGTGGGGCGACGACGTCGCGCAGGCGGTCCGCGACGCCGGCGTCGACCTCGTCGTCGGCGACTCCGACGAGGAGTGTTCCGCCGACGTCGTCTACCGCTCGCTCGAGTACGACTTCTCGCCGATGTACGAGGAGTTGGCCGCCGTGACGCGGGACCACGACCTCTGGCTGCGCGAGGATCCCCGCAGCGACGATCTGGCGGACTACGCCTACTGGACCGATCCCGCGGAGTACGTCGAGGTCGTCCGCGAGTACGGCGTCGACCTCCCCGAGTGGGTCCGGGACTACCTCGCCGAGCGCCGCGAGGAGAAGGAGGCGCTGATCGACCGAGCGCTGGCCCGCGCGGAGTTCCGCGAGATCGGCGACTATACGGTCGGCGTCACCTACGGTCGCTGTTCGCAGAACGAGGTCGCCGAGGGGATGCGCGAGCAGGGCGCCGACGCCTCGGTGGTCGTCAAACCCGCCGGCTCCGCCTCGATCCGCGGCACGGACGCGTTCGACCGCTGCCACGAGGTCGCGGGGAAGGTAAACGGCGGGGGCCATCCCAAGGCCGCCGGCTGCAAACCCGACATCTACGACGACATGCTCGACTACGCGAACCACTGGACGTCACGCGGCGCCGTGACGAAACAGGTCATCCTCGACGCGTTCCGCGAGGTCGTCGCGGACGAGAGCGAGGACGCCGACGCCGATTCGGCGACCGACGAGACGTAAGCGGACGGAGAAGCGGACGAAAAGCGGACGGCCGATCGAGGCCGTCGCGGCCGATCCGAGAGCGCGAGCGTCCTCCTGCTATCGGTTCCGCTTCTCTCGCTCCACGGGATCCCAAACGACTTTGGAATGATCACTAATAGGGAGACTATCTATCGTCTACGTACGGCAGGATCGCCTTCATAACCACTTGGCCGTGTCGAACCCGAGCTCCTGCATCCTGCCGGCATCCTCCCCGTCAATAGCTGCTCCCACTCCCATCCACATTTCCACCGATTTCGTACGACTGCTCGCGTCAAATTTGGTACCGCTGAGAGAACGTACCCGTTACCGCTGGGCGACGTACCGCATCACGAGCTGCAGGACGTGGACGAAGACGCCGGCCACGGCGACGTAGACGCCGATCGTCTGGAGCGCGACCGAGGCGTCGCGGTGGTCTCGGACCTTCCAGATCTCGTAGCCCAGTCGGAGCAGGAATCCGAGGAAGATCAGGGCGAACCCGGCCAGCAGGACGGGCTGGACGAACGTGCCGACCAGGATCGCGACGAGCCCTCCGATGAACGCGTAGCCCGCGTACGTCCCCCAGCTCTCGAACGTCTTCGAGCGCGCGTAGACGTAGCCGGAGATCCCGGCGGTCATGAGCGCGACGACGACCGCCGTTATCCCGAGAATCGTCAGCTGACTCTCTCGCGGGGCAAACCGGAGCACGCCCGCTCCGAAGATCCCGAACGCGAGTTGCAGGAGTACCATCCCCACGAAGGCGATTCCCATATTTCCGCCCTCGACGCCCCGCTGAGCGACGAACTGGCCGGCCATGATCGCCGCGCCGTAGACGACCGCGCCGATGATCGGGGCCGCGAACAGGTACTCGTTGACCTGCGCTAACGGCGTCGTCGCGATGGCGTACATCACCGCGACGTTGATCGCCATCAGAATGCTCGCGCCGCCGATCACCCGGACCTCGCGACTCGAGAGGCCGAATCCCCGGCCGGTCTCGTGTGGCGTTTCGAACGAGCTCATAGCCCGAATCTAGCCGCTCGGGCCGCAAAAGCGTGCGCCTTACCGCTGAAACGGTCGTGTGGGCCGCCCGCGAATCGCGTGCGGGCGATCCCGCCGAATCAGTCGTCGGCGTCGGGGACGTTCCACTTGTCCGAATACGCCGTGCCGCACGTACACCGCGCGTACGCGTGGACGACGTCGCCCTCGGCGTAGATGCCGCCGACGTCCTCGTTCTGTTCCTCGGCGAAGGCGAAGACGAACTGGACCGCGTGGTCCTCGTCGGCCGGCGCCTCCGGACACTGTCCGCCGGTGAGGTCGTCGTCGATGATCCCCTCGAGTTCCATTGCGGACTTGGCGAACTGCATCGCTTGCGTGCCGGTCGCCGCCTCGAAGGCGTTGCGGCCGCGCTCGCCGTCGACGACGATCAGGACGCCGTCCTCGACGCGCTCGCCGAACTCGGCCAGGCGGTCGTCGGAGACGTACGAGTCGGCCAGAAACAGCGCCACGTCCTCCGGCCGCTCGCCGGCCAGAAATTCCGCGCGTGCATCGGTCATGGGCCGGGATTGGCGCTCGAGGTGGAAAAAGGACCTCATCGAGGGCGAGCGGGACTCGAAGCCGCTGCCCGACGCCGAGAGGCGATCGATGCGGCCGCAACCGATCCCGGTCGAGGCTGTGACTCGGGAGGACGTGCGTTCTCGGGACCGTGTGATCGATACCGTTCGGGTTCGACTGCCGTCTCGGTTAGTTCTCGTCGGAGTCGTTCGCATCGGCCTCGGTCCCGTTGTCGAGGTCGGATTCCGCCTCGCCGTCCTCGAGGTCGGACTCGTAGACTTTCGAGTTCATGATGTTGTTCCAGAGCGTGACCTGGCCCATATCGACATTGCCGCTGCCGTCCGTTTCGTTCCCCGCGGATTCGTTCGATTCGTTGCCGGGTTCAGACTCGACGTCGTCGGCGATCGATGACTCGTCGCTCGAGCCGTCCCCGTCGGGGCCGTCGTACTTGCGGATCCACTCGGTGTTGATTCCCCAACCCACCGCCTGCCCGTCGAACGGGTTCGAAATCTCGGCGTAGAGGAATTCGACCGACGATCCGCGCTGAATAAGCGCTCGCTTGTAGATCTCGTAGACGATCGTGATCTCCTCGTCCGACTCCTCGACGGTCTCGGCCCCGGAGCGGTAGGTCAGATAGAGTTCGTCGCCGTCGCGAAGCAGTTCGTCGACCGCGACGTCGTTCTCCTCGAGGAAGTAGTAGAACTCGCCGGGCGAGCCCTCGCGCGGTTCGGACGGGTCTTCGGATTCGATTCGCGTCATGCCCGACGAGCCGCCGGCGAGGGCGCCGAGACAGCCGGCGGTCGCGACCGTCGCAACCGTGCCGGCGGCGACGCCGAGAAACCGTCGGCGCGAGGGGACGCTGGAGGGATGGGTTGGCATACGAGTCGCTCTCGCCGGCACTCGCAAAAAGACCCGGACGATATCGAGCCCTGAGTCGCGGACTGATTCGTACCGTGAGTCGACTCGAGCGACGCTCTATACGGAACGTCGTGATCGGACCCGTCAGCGCCAACTCGCCAGTAGCGATCCGATGAATGGGATGTAATAACAGAACGTTCGTCGACCGCTCGATCGCAATCCGCAAACGGAGCGGAAAATCCGCAATCCGCCGAAACGAGACACGCCGTATTCCTGTATTCTCTGTTTGTGTGTCGCCGACGGCGCTCAGACCTCGAGATCGGACGCGGCCAGCATGACCTGCAACGCCTCGCTGGGCGACATGTCGTCGTCGAGCTGGCCCGCGTACCAGGTCAGGAGGTCCACGAACACCTCGCGGACGTCGTTGGACGTCGCGCGGTGGTGTGCGATCTCTCCGTCGGTCTTCAACGCGATATCGACCCCGTGTGGTTCGGACGCGTCGGCGAGTGCGTGATGCGTGCGTGCGTGATCGCCTGACTCGCCGTGGACACCCTCAGCGGACGCCTCGTCCGCTGGCGGTGCGTCTGCGGCCTCGAGGGCCCAGACATCTCCGTGCGCTTCGAGCCGGATCCATCCGACCGAACGAGATAACGGTTCTCGCCCAACTCCTCGACGTGATCGTCTTCCAACTGCAGCTCGTCGGGGGCGAGGACGCCGTCGTCGTGCTCGAGTGGATCGGGGGTCATTGGTTGTCAGTCGTGTGTGAGGTGGTTAGACCTCAACAACGCTCTTGTCGCCGAAGGTGTTCGGTACGGTCACACCGTACGTGTACTGCGCGCCGGACTGATCGACGATTTTGATCGTTGCGTCCGAGCCAGTTGACAGTCCGCTACCTTCAATCTCGACAGTGTCGATGAGGATTTGCATCCGTTCATCGGTTTGGATTAGTGACTCACCGTCGTTACCGTTGATACCATTCGTTGCGAACGACGTGTCGTCCGCAGCGGATATGTCATTGGCTGTATCGCTGTAGGTGAGTGCAACGTCCTCGTTGTCGCTCGTATACTGGACCGTCGCCGACGTGATGTCGATAGCGTTCGACCCGGCCGACTTCTTGATAGTCAAGTTTAGTGCCGTAACGTTCTCGTTGCTGTCCGTCATTCCGACTGCGTGAACAACATCGATTTGATTGGCGACTTCTTCCTGTGTCTCGGAGCCGGTGTTGGATGCCTGACTCTGCAGGACACCGGCAGTATTGATCAGAACACCCGCCGCGATCGCCGCGACGAGGACCATCGCGATGAAGACGATAAGGGTACCGATACCGACCTGACCGCGCTCATCGTTTTCGGTGGTGGGTTCGAACATCTTAGACCTCCACCACGTTCTTGTCACCGAAGGTACTCGGCACGCTCACGCCGTACGTGTACTGGGCACCGGACTGGTCGACCAGCTTGATGGTCGCGTCGGAGCCACCGGGGAGCCCTGTAGCGTCACCGGCACCCTCAGTACCCTGCTCAATATCATTCACCTGAATGGTGAGCACGACACGCTGTTCGCTGCTCGTCAGCGAGTTGTCCTCGTAGGTATCAACTCCACTAGTGGTATAGACAGTATCGTTAGCGTTAGTGACGTTATTGCCGCCGTGAATAAGTGTCTTAGATTTGTCATCGCTGGTGTATTGAACTGTCATCGAGGTCAGATCGATGGCGTTCGAGCCGGCTGACTTCTTGATCGTCAGGTTGACCCTGTCGACTGCCTGATTATCACCACTTGTGCCGACCTCACCAATTGCGTGGACGACGTCGATCTGGTTGGCGACTTCCTCCTGCGTTTCGGAGCCGGTGTCGGACGCTTGACTCTGCAAGACACCCGCTGTATTGATTAGTACCCCTGCTGCAATCGCTGCGACCAGCACCATCGCGATGAACACGATGAGGGTACCGATACCCACCTGGCCACGTTCTTCGTTGTCTGTTATTGCTTCGAACATAGTGCGTACACCCTGCATGCCGGCCTCGCCCCCACGCGTCACACCGCACGCGACACGCTCGAGCGCCCACATCCATGCGGACGTTCCCCACCGACCTGACGGGCCGAGCCCGTCGCTCCCTCCGCGGGCGTGGCGACGGGACGTCGGTCGTGTCCCGTCGAGGGTCGGTGGATGGCGAGAGTGGTGGCATCACAGTATCTGGGGATGCACCCCGGTCGGGACAACGAATAGTCGGACTATCAAGCTCTGTACCATTTCGGGCGGCGTATCGAGACTCGACTCACGACTCGAAACGCGGCGCGAACTCGAGCGTACACCTTTAGGACCCTACCCGCTACTGAGGAGTAGTATGAGTCTGCAACGTGTAACTGGGGACACGCCGCCCGTTGTCGGCGTCCTCGAGCCGGTTGCCGCCCTCGAGTCGACTGCGACGAACGTTCTCCCGAGTTACGAGCGCGTGTAGGAGACCATGAATTTCGGACTCGCATCCCTCCGCGAACTCATCGAAGACTTCCTCACGAACAGCGGCGGTCGCCGCGGCCGCCAGCGCGAGCAGCGACGGGAGGAGAGCGACGAGTTCGACGGCGAGCCCGATTCCGAGTCCGTGACCGACGCGCAGTCT from Haloterrigena sp. KLK7 includes these protein-coding regions:
- a CDS encoding DUF5807 family protein, with translation MTDARAEFLAGERPEDVALFLADSYVSDDRLAEFGERVEDGVLIVVDGERGRNAFEAATGTQAMQFAKSAMELEGIIDDDLTGGQCPEAPADEDHAVQFVFAFAEEQNEDVGGIYAEGDVVHAYARCTCGTAYSDKWNVPDADD
- a CDS encoding GNAT family N-acetyltransferase, translating into MAGTRPYPDEPAGPFPSPPTTTEDREGRSIEIRATNDFAETLEDVVEMYVAFDPTDRAQGIPPTGESRIRNWLETIAEESVNVVAYHGEDVVAHAMLVPDTDDPSAIEARSDVEWELAIFVLQEYQRAGIGTKLLEHLLGHASDIGIEQVWLTVERWNNPAIALYERVGFEATGTESFEQEMAIRV
- a CDS encoding histidinol-phosphatase HisJ family protein, producing MRDFHSHTNYSDGGFLRGMVQAAEEAGLEGIGLTDHCTVSSREEPATVRSVYGFNLDLTYERRRRAIETQREREDLAVEIYDGVEMDYDPRDESEIRDFLEEADFDYTIGSVHGVDGLNVQVPGNFAELTETELDGIVDDYFEKLVSLVESELFDVAAHLDLIERTASLRGRATIDHYERVAEALADSRTIPEINAGRAVSDMALVHPSEPFLETLRSYDVPLTVGSDSHSPDEIGERATFLEEYLAEHGIDPVAPPGLE
- a CDS encoding MBL fold metallo-hydrolase, whose amino-acid sequence is MRVTLLGTGDTTGTPTVGCDCDTCEAARERGVERTRFSVHVENERIDESLLIDFSPDFRYQFLREEDLSLPDAAVITHIHFDHLDGLGNVFRVFDSLDVYAADETDPETGKSVAETVRDDYHYLEPITVRPTTPLETIHVCGFDVTLVPVEHPPLVCYGLAIEDPVTGAKLSISGDTSYNVPDGSREVLADPDLLLADAIVPAHLCEYHPIGGRHETDDGVPRTFGTKHMTREGALELAAELNAERTRLVHLAHYYPVDEAFEEPLAVDGEQYRLE
- a CDS encoding universal stress protein — translated: MNVLVGLVGSDESLKTLRQTIERTREVGDDLTVAIVEKPESKRSQAEMVERTEELLAEAEIDAEIVTLEGDPGSALVDHAEQGEFDQLVIGGGTLSPMGKIQLGPITEFVLLNAPTTVKLVR
- a CDS encoding phosphohydrolase, whose protein sequence is MDEDLIDSGDLPIARKSVLPGTGFFLPDALEEDVEDEQAAAALEGAEVAVIADPDADGLACVALLREAYDDIRNVPEPDDEDDADDSTDADVPTDAADAADAVDDADEVTAGLTGEAVDPLEEPEPTPHEVALIPASPHDVEDALARVAEFGDEGIDIYVCDLAPDRYEYVEEELDAALETGDRVAWYDHHQWGDDVAQAVRDAGVDLVVGDSDEECSADVVYRSLEYDFSPMYEELAAVTRDHDLWLREDPRSDDLADYAYWTDPAEYVEVVREYGVDLPEWVRDYLAERREEKEALIDRALARAEFREIGDYTVGVTYGRCSQNEVAEGMREQGADASVVVKPAGSASIRGTDAFDRCHEVAGKVNGGGHPKAAGCKPDIYDDMLDYANHWTSRGAVTKQVILDAFREVVADESEDADADSATDET
- a CDS encoding ATP-binding protein translates to MSDAALDVVEFLLTTSVYSDDRTLDENDLPPSYRRVFWTGGVESDGDDDEESGRTPAGISRPLSVTTTTAREATDVDRPWEAVSDLMFTERDEFSGTITLAQQGMAEQWFVDRVDDDRLRENPTLAKHFADHEEFGENFDVTHEEAREQNRPIQADRVWIDGLLEEYFDEEEDEEMLDLVEVRAPEEVDMSLDDLVLTEDQENELDKISKAIEHRDYLSNIGLREIGKLLFVGPPGTGKTSTAQALAQDMDLPFVEVKLSMITSQYLGETAKNVDKTFEVAKRLSPCILFIDEFDFVAKTRSSDEHAALKRAVNTLLKSIDNISLIEDDVLLIGATNHPDQLDDAAWRRFDEIINFPKPDNDMRADILSLITRRMEIDEFDPQLIAEATQGLTGSDLRMVLREAVLEALTEDRTTLTQEDLLNAVEEFEERDTLKNMDMMGGDHDALVAGGDLGKASDGGEPSGHSHDHDHDHDHDH
- a CDS encoding universal stress protein, yielding MVASQPVTVDTVLAPVDGSEESATAVEYAVAVADRYDAEVHALYVLGRGVIQGMNAGTLEEDAVAEDTQGFFADIGAIAEEADVPLVTSVDDGFSQTRKTRHPGSVVLDTADAVDADFIVLPREPVTETASAEVLERAAEYVLSYASQPVLSV
- a CDS encoding universal stress protein produces the protein MFDTVVVATDGSESVKRAVDVALDLADRFDAEVHALSVVDASEVDASPEQLRDELRTALETTADAALATVEERTDADLEIDTAVREGRPAAQICEYAREIDADLIATGTRGRHGENRLLLGSVAERVVRTSPVPVLTVRQLEPAGEGEDAAGTA
- a CDS encoding alpha/beta hydrolase, which gives rise to MEAEYERLLPEGWTMDSVRANGVDLGYYRTGSGPAVVMAHGFGESGLRWVPLADDLAADYEVVAYDARGHGRSDAPETGYRLDDRIADLRGLVRELGLDDPILLGHSMGAATVAWTAARHPDLPRAIALEDPIGLHERPDRDPDERVAMARERREEVVDSTVEELVEQYPNEDPVHARRLALSALDCSPETAGRLAREEFPAPHAETFSEIACPALVLRSDVDLERRLEDVAAVDSLRDGRLVHVPNAGHHVFDDEYDTAYAELRTFLRSL